Proteins encoded within one genomic window of Lepidochelys kempii isolate rLepKem1 chromosome 11, rLepKem1.hap2, whole genome shotgun sequence:
- the LOC140895999 gene encoding gamma-crystallin C-like: MAKIIFYEDRDFQGRSYAVTADQPDMHAHLNRCNSIRVESGCWMIYERPHYIGHQYFLKKGEYTNDQQWMGFNDSVKSCCIITPVSSLRIRVYETNDVGGRMTESFRDYPSLCDEFHPRDIQSCHVFEGNRIFCGQPNYRTWQYLLRPREYWGVTDWGAMTAIVGSFRPTAYVS, translated from the exons ATGGCAAag ATCATATTCTATGAGGACAGAGACTTCCAGGGCCGCTCCTATGCAGTCACTGCTGACCAGCCGGATATGCATGCTCACCTTAACCGCTGCAACTCAATCCGGGTGGAAAGTGGCTGCTGGATGATCTATGAGCGCCCCCATTACATAGGACATCAGTACTTCCTGAAAAAGGGGGAATatacaaatgaccagcagtgGATGGGGTTCAATGACTCTGTCAAGTCCTGTTGCATAATCACACCAGTAAGTTCACT AAGGATACGAGTCTATGAGACAAATGACGTGGGAGGCAGGATGACCGAATCCTTCCGTGACTATCCTTCTCTCTGTGACGAATTTCATCCCAGGGACATCCAGTCCTGTCATGTTTTTGAAGGAAACCGGATTTTCTGTGGGCAGCCAAACTACAGAACATGGCAGTACCTCCTGAGACCCAGGGAGTACTGGGGAGTCACTGACTGGGGAGCCATGACGGCCATAGTTGGTTCCTTTAGGCCAACTGCGTATGTTTCCTAG
- the LOC140896000 gene encoding gamma-crystallin B-like → MEKIILFEDRNFQGRSVECSSDRPDLQSQLSRCNSVRVESGCFMLYERPNFQGQQFFLKRGDYPDMQSEGFSTSIKSCRMIPPHRGTYRIKIYEKEDHRGNMVELTEDSPQVMDQLRAHEMLSCSVLDGHWILYELPNYRGRQYLLRPGEYRRFSEWGSMSGKVGSLRRATDLY, encoded by the exons ATCATCCTTTTCGAGGACAGAAACTTCCAGGGCCGCTCCGTTGAGTGCAGTAGCGACCGTCCGGATTTGCAAAGTCAGCTCAGCCGCTGTAACTCTGTCCGTGTGGAAAGTGGCTGCTTCATGCTCTATGAACGTCCCAACTTCCAGGGACAGCAGTTCTTTCTGAAACGGGGAGATTATCCTGACATGCAGTCTGAGGGTTTCAGCACCTCCATTAAGTCCTGCCGGATGATCCCACCT CACAGGGGCACCTACAGGATAAAGATCTATGAGAAGGAGGATCACAGAGGCAACATGGTAGAGTTAACTGAGGATTCTCCGCAAGTCATGGACCAGCTACGTGCCCACGAGATGCTCTCTTGTTCTGTGCTGGATGGGCACTGGATCCTTTACGAATTGCCAAATTACAGAGGTCGCCAATACCTGCTGAGGCCAGGGGAGTACAGGAGATTCAGCGAGTGGGGCTCTATGAGTGGCAAAGTCGGCTCTTTGAGACGTGCCACTGATCTTTACTGA